The Panicum hallii strain FIL2 chromosome 5, PHallii_v3.1, whole genome shotgun sequence genome contains the following window.
aggaaaaaaaaagaggttGCTTGCTTAGCTCTGCATGTGGATGTCTGGCACAAACACATACAGATAAATCCTCCAAAGCATATCAATGCAAAACAGAACATTGGCGTACCTAACGATACTTTCTGGAAACTTGAATGGCAATCCTCTTAGATCATCACGACTAAGTGGTTGAGCAGCATCCTCTACCCTAGGTATCCCACCCTACAAAAAGTTAAAGTTAATGAATTAACTGTTGCTTGATTGTTTCAGAACAATAAGAAAAAAAGGAGCAGGACATACCAAATACTGCAAAATCAGTGGAAGTGAGATAGCTGGGTCTATTTTTCCTACTATTACAACTGTAAAAGCTGATGGATCCTTGAAACAATTGTTGAAATATTCACATGCTCTGATTGGATCCACCTTCTTCAAGTCACTTATTCTAATTGGCTGCATTATATAACTCAAAGTGAATTTCCAGGATATGAAGCATTGAAGCTGATTAACGTTCACCCAGTTAGGTACCTTAAAAAAGTATGAGTTTCCGTAATTTATTTCACGAACACGATTCGCAAATGCAGTGTACGGATCCCGCTCTTGAGCATAGATTGCTTCCTCTGCCATTTGCATCACTATTTTTACCTCTTCCTCCCTTGGCTCCACATTTGTTGTAAATAGTTGATAAACGAGCTGTGCCCAATAAAATATAAGCATATGTCCACATTATGAAAAATCAAGAAACAAGTGATGTTATTGCTATAGGTTAACTGTATTTCTTTTTTGTTGAATTGTGCATGACTGCATGTATCTAAGAATGCTTGAAACAGAAGCAAACCTGCAAAGCCGTCTCAAGGTCTGAAGGTGAGCAATCGCCTGAAAATGTTCTCATGTAGGCCCCCACTTTTGTACCAACTTCAGCTCTCTTGCCAGCAAGCATGTCCATCAAGACAGAAGGCCTGTAGCCAAAAGTGCCAATTTCTCCTGCTATGGTCGAACCCATTGAGCATGAAGTATACTCAGCTTCAGATAATTCTGACAGACCACCATAGGCAAAGCCAGTAAAAATAACCTGAAAATAGATAAGCATATAAATATTTGAAACATATTGCTAAATAACACAACAGAAGCAAAATGGTAAATGCACCTCTCCAAAGAAAATGATAACACACCATGGAAAAAATTAGACTGGTACTTTAGTATAATGATAACATGAGTTGGGAGGACATGAAATCTTGAAGGATGATTTAAAAGTTACATGTAATAGAATATGCACATTCAATTTCCTGAATCAGAGATGCTCTTTCACAAATAAACCCGAAAATACAGGCCAAAACAGTTAAAAGTTGCATGTAATAAAATAATCAAATTAATTTCCTGAATCAGAGATGCTCTTTCACAAATAAACCCGAAAATACAGGCCAAAACAGTTAAAAGTTGCATGTAATAAAATAATCAAATTAATTTCCTGAATCAGAGATGCTCTTTCATAAGTAGACCAGAAAATACAGGCCAAAACAAATAAAATGACAGTAACAGATGCAGTTCCTTTAACTAGAGGACAGTGAACTAGGACAAGAAAATGGAAACCGAAAGGTTAAACTGTTGGGTCCTTGAACAAATgtataaattattttttatcTATTGCATGAGTTTTGCATGGTTATTAGATAATTATTTACTAATTACTAAACTATTTCGTTCCAGTCTATTGAATATTGCAAGTGTGTATTTTATTTCATCTACATATCACTTGCTATTTTCTTTCACTAGCACATGATGAAAAAAAGTGTCTCTAGAGTTTCAAGGAATAAGGAAAGTTTTGTATGGTGCTGTAGAGCTTGCTTTTGTCGATATGCATAAATTTAGTTCATGTGAAACAATTATTAAATGTGCAAACACAATTGATTTATGTGATTATGCTAACCAGAAGTACAAAACAAACATGAAAGGCGTCCTCAGGGCAGATAAAATTATTTCCCTTCCATCATCATAAGAAATCATGGGAAACTGTAAATTTCATGGCATTACCAAGGGAGTCTATTTCAGTGTGAGAGAAAAACCCTGAACGGCTTGTAAATGAACTTGTGTTAGCAAAATATTATCATTTAAACTTTAGAAACATCACAAGGCCATTGAATAGTTGTATTCCAAAGAATCCCAGAATACCTAGAATTAATCTCCATCAGATCTGTTCCTCACGTGGAAAATTATAGTAGGTATGCATTACAACCCAAAATAGTTACAGTGTGGCATGCAGTTGACATTCGTGGTAGATGTTGGAGAAAATGAATTCCATATGTCCATATCAGTGAACAAGTATTCCAAAGAATAAAGATAAGAGTGTCTGGAACTACAAGACTGCAAGGTGATATAAAATTGATGCATACTACAAACCTGATCATCAAGAAAATCAGTATACTTGTAACAAATCCGCATGCCATTTGAAAGTATCATCTCAGTGGCACCTATCCCTGGGTGTTCCACCTCATCAATTATACTCCTGCAATGAATTTGGTAAGTACAATAGTAGGCATCAGTCACATACCAAAATGAAAGAATGATTTCAACACCACTAGTTAAGATTTAAGAAAGAGAAGATGGTATATATAGATAATGAAGAAATGGTAGCATGAAAAAGCTAAGAATACCCTGGCTCTGGAGCTTCGGCAACTATTTCTTCTGGAATTTTCTCTTCATCCCATGGAGGAATAGATTTTTCTTCTTCCAGACTGTTGACTTTCAATACAACTGCTTTCAGATCCTCCAAAGAAGCATGAGCTCGAGGTTCAACTATCTTGATAACACAGCTGCTGGCTGTTGAAAAATTTTCTGCAAATTTTGCCACTTCCGCAGAAGAAATATCTAGTCGAAAGTAAACATATATAAATATAGAGATGATAGGTGATACAAGTGATGGTATGTAGATTAATAAGCAATTAAATGGTTATAAAGAGTTATGAGGGAGCAGGTAAAAGACATCAGAAATTTAACGCCTAAGCTCTTACACTAAGTAACACAGAGGCAGTGTTTTAAAGGTGACAAGGCGATCCTAGGCGAGCTGGGTAAGCCCGTACGCCTAGGCGACAAGGCGTTACTGTTCCCCAAGGCGAGTTAGGTCTGCCTGGACGCCTTTAAAACACTGCACAGAGGTTTACTTACGAGGAAGAAGAGTCTTCTGTAACTGTGCTTCGTACTCAATCCCAACAACGGGCTCCTCACGAAGAAAATGCTGCAAGAAAAATACAAATGTTATTAATGTGCTTAGAAGCTGTAGGTGGAGATCATGAAATTTTATTTAAATAATATATAAACATGTGGACTTAGTACTAGCCTGATATTATTTAATTCATAAGAAAATAGAAATCCAGGAGCTGGTACATATTATGATTTGCAATATAAACTATGAAGTAAGATCTAAATAGTAACTGGCATGCAAATGAAATAAATTTTAGTGATGTCAAATAGCTATAAGATTTCAAGAACCTGCAAAAACTCATCCCGTAAGCTGGTCGATTGCATTTGATCACGCTCCAAATATGCAGACTCCATCTCTGACATCATTAAGGCGCGTACAATGGATATCTCACGATCAGAAAATCCATGGAGCCGTATCCTAGCAACCTAAAAAAACATCCTGTCAGAAAGATGTTCTTGAAACAAAATGTCATCTCGAAATTGAGAAAGTGGTAGTCATATAAAAAACCTTAAATTCAGATATCAACATTTAACAATTATTATCATACATCTGCCACACTAAGTGGATGCAAACTAAGAGTGGAATAGTTGTACAACATCTAATCAGTTAATGGCATGGCACGCACTAGATTATTTGTTATTATTATACTACAACTTAGGAAGGCTTTTACAGTGAACGAACACTACCCTTAAGGAACATGACCTGTTTTCACTTGATATTTGCATTTCCTGTATCTCACAAAAATGACTAATATTCGATGTTAAGATTCTGCATGGCTATCAAACATACCATCCACTATAAGTCCTTTAGGAAACTTCTAAAGCTTTGAGAACCAATTTTCCTACGATCTTTAGCTTTTGGGCATTTACATTGAATGCACCCATAAACTTGAATAAATGCACTATAGTAGAAGACTAGATTTTTCTTATTCTTTCAGAGATCAAGGTTCAAAAATTACCTCAAGAAGCATGGATTCAAGAGCTTCAACTGTTCCCCTTTCACGACAGCTGGATGTCATAATATAAGCCTTTACTGGACGGACGAGAGCATCTGCAGCTGAGGAGCAGGAGAAGTATGGAGGATCCTTTCTACGAGATATTTTGAAGAGCCTCTGGTTTAGTGCACAATGAAACATGGACTCTGCCAATGAATCCTTGTAGTCCTTTACTGTTTTAATTTCACCAGCAGGCATCTTGCAGCTAATAACAACAGCAGACTGTTTTTGTTACAAGGAAAATAAAACAGTTATTATTGGTGAAAGTTGCTCTTAAGTCTTAAAAGATATTAAATCTATTTAAAAGACTATAAGATACCAACCCCTGCAGCTTCAGATTCCACAAAGCATGAAAAGCGAGGTTCCTCATGTGATGGAACTGGAAATTCTGGTATAACTGGCGGAGGGAGGGGAGCTGGAGCTTTCTGCCCAAAATGCTCCTTTATCAACTCAACGACAGCCTGCAATTAAGTCATGAAGTATTAAGGAGGGTTAACATCATTGCAGATACATACTTGTAGTTATATTGAGTGTGACAGATATGCAATATCCAAACCTGTGTATCTGGGAAATCTCCCACAGCAAATACAGCCATATTGCTTAGATGGTA
Protein-coding sequences here:
- the LOC112892687 gene encoding zinc protease PQQL-like, which codes for MDLLPPPTDAPAASGPGAGGSGRGLRRGVGFRSLKLVSVAMDEPLPANPVGATYGRLANGLTYYVRSNPKPRMRAALSLAVKVGSVVEEEDERGVAHIVEHLAFSATSRYTNHDIVKFLESIGAEFGACQNALTSSDETIYELLVPVDKPGLLSQAISVLAEFSSEVRVSAEDLEKERGAVLEEYRGGRNATGRMQDSHWALLFEGSKYAERLPIGTEKVIRTVPHETVKRFYRKWYHLSNMAVFAVGDFPDTQAVVELIKEHFGQKAPAPLPPPVIPEFPVPSHEEPRFSCFVESEAAGSAVVISCKMPAGEIKTVKDYKDSLAESMFHCALNQRLFKISRRKDPPYFSCSSAADALVRPVKAYIMTSSCRERGTVEALESMLLEVARIRLHGFSDREISIVRALMMSEMESAYLERDQMQSTSLRDEFLQHFLREEPVVGIEYEAQLQKTLLPHISSAEVAKFAENFSTASSCVIKIVEPRAHASLEDLKAVVLKVNSLEEEKSIPPWDEEKIPEEIVAEAPEPGSIIDEVEHPGIGATEMILSNGMRICYKYTDFLDDQVIFTGFAYGGLSELSEAEYTSCSMGSTIAGEIGTFGYRPSVLMDMLAGKRAEVGTKVGAYMRTFSGDCSPSDLETALQLVYQLFTTNVEPREEEVKIVMQMAEEAIYAQERDPYTAFANRVREINYGNSYFFKPIRISDLKKVDPIRACEYFNNCFKDPSAFTVVIVGKIDPAISLPLILQYLGGIPRVEDAAQPLSRDDLRGLPFKFPESIVREVVRSPMVEAQCFVQLAFPVVLKNTMMTEDIHYVGFLSKLLETKIMQVLRFKYGQIYSVNVAVFLGGNKPSRTGDVRGDISVNFSCDPEISSKLVDFVLEEISYLQAEGPSEEDVLTILEIEQRAHENGLQENYFWLDRILRSYQSRLFSGDIGSTFAFQEEGRMKVRETLTPQTMQSALRRVLPFPCRNQYTVVILMPKSSCWALVKSMLSWSSNGVSRDAKILAGMAGALVLAVSLWRYSRSTLKS